From Mytilus edulis chromosome 9, xbMytEdul2.2, whole genome shotgun sequence, the proteins below share one genomic window:
- the LOC139490249 gene encoding uncharacterized protein PF3D7_1120000-like — MAEGGYEFDNPEFKNNDYDEEEEEEETSFQDDEEFQNNINKGFEKSRDLSENDAKIRKKETTKKMIKQFYKKNGETIRNEDGFFVGEENDGKIMLYVKDEKGNDIALTYYQKEKRKFYKFSTLKSYYGVNFVRDVLGVDDFKISDRIIEGRAGFQRMLNELDNIEIPLQEISTQQEGQELLEIASNEETHVKEIETSFIEQGTSFINEETQTYMTKREMDGIISAMTSVKEEIANELAKLNETNKDLAKENAKLEQAKEDNDEFQIDRVSSRIRELESERSARLEVININKEKLRSQVNRFKQTIHKMLNEDKTLGERIRTLFREQGITIVSVLTAFGMIIGVIVEAFTGSPSPFPSPAPSKGGGVQDWMKKQLKNLGKLLSFLAGKLAAALPGIIGSIVSWLLSATKDVVNLFANNLWALLILVVSLLFTAARDYLKK, encoded by the coding sequence atgGCTGAAGGAGGTTATGAGTTTGATAATCCTGAGtttaaaaataatgattatgatgaagaagaagaagaagaagaaacgtCTTTTCAAGATGATGAAgagtttcaaaataatataaataagggatttgaaaaatcaagagatttatcagaaaatgatgctaaaattcgtaaaaaagaaactacaaaaaaaatgattaaacaattttataaaaaaaatggtgaaacTATACGTAATGAAGACGGTTTTTTTGTTGGGGAAGAAAATGAtggaaaaataatgttatatgtAAAAGATGAAAAAGGTAATGATATTGCATTAACGTATtaccaaaaagaaaaaagaaaattttataaatttagcaCTCTTAAAAGTTATTACGGTGTTAATTTTGTTAGGGATGTTTTAGGTGtagatgattttaaaatatctgataGAATAATAGAAGGTAGAGCAGGGTTTCAGAGAATGTTAAATGAACTCGATAATATAGAAATTCCATTACAAGAAATATCTACACAACAAGAAGGACAAGAATTATTAGAAATAGCAAGTAATGAAGAAACACATGTGAAAGAAATAGAAACTTCATTTATTGAACAAGGAACATCTTTCATAAATGAAGAAACACAAACATATATGACAAAAAGAGAGATGGATGGTATAATCAGTGCAATGACATCAGTAAAAGAAGAGATTGCAAATGAATTAGCAAAACTGAATGAAACAAATAAAGACTTAGCAAAagaaaatgccaaattagaacaAGCTAAAGAAGACAATGATGAATTTCAAATAGATAGAGTAAGTAGTCGAATAAGAGAGTTGGAATCTGAGAGAAGTGCAAGACTAGaagtaattaatattaataaagaaaaactACGTAGTCAAGTAAAcagatttaaacaaacaatacataaaatgttaAACGAAGACAAAACATTAGGTGAAAGAATAAGAACATTATTCAGAGAACAAGGAATAACAATAGTTAGTGTTTTAACTGCTTTTGGAATGATTATTGGTGTTATTGTTGAGGCATTTACTGGTTCTCCTTCTCCTTTTCCTTCTCCTGCTCCATCAAAAGGTGGTGGTGTACAAGATTGGatgaaaaaacaattaaaaaatcttgGAAAATTATTATCTTTTCTTGCAGGAAAATTAGCAGCTGCATTACCAGGTATTATAGGTTCTATTGTTTCTTGGTTATTGTCTGCAACAAAAGACGTAGTAAATTTGTTTGCAAACAACTTATGGGCATTGCTTATTTTAGTTGTTAGTTTATTGTTTACTGCTGCTAgagattatttgaaaaaataa
- the LOC139489325 gene encoding uncharacterized protein isoform X2, which produces MTSSTSLSYEVYSHTITLMDNLKRQCTCSKCNGKFVNIKTFRAHSKKIHNTHAEISDTHREQPEIVRESKELLKKTLILNQSLHEGTNRTVKDAIAEHLFIFSSNNGMSKTALSQYLYHEKCVLPQPNNLPSTYGEAVTIIQPYLMPIEKFKCCTNDCKIFPISSTILACPDCNESLVFSNNRNKKTFQYMPIVPRIVRWYGTRNLAKILYANKLNTTGRLSSYTDGNIFRQQMTDGVFKDQQQQNCVPLALFADGVNPNKNQTVQKSIWPLIITWITLPQEMRYILGPMMLAGIVPGYGRKEPKSLDPYINVLVDELLSNIECNLYDAYTDAPVNVKIALLQYLCDIPAFSKLLHCSGQAAICACFFCKDTGVHSSSVNKVLHISNREFLPTDSPFRKDKTLFAKKTEEVAPKPQAYSREEEMEIRKEYDKKKNNNQKCKLQKETGFKGIHPLHRLPYFDRVHQMQPDGMHTLADVISNILDLITGKSDGPKVRQCEKDYNRFKETWPKRPSLSTTECERPSKQAKKSSVDTAVPEPTPKAPPLPAAPWLLTKQDVKLADNRAKSVKYPKGFDYTPADHFTRAWTLRTMHGKQQFVTKNIAAWCIRGLLAKPQDETLFNLFEVIKRLTQPSYTTEQLQGLIEDTSTAVVLLERDFPLTLQNITTHLLHHIPEGYEDYGPLYDRWLYPLERANSWVTRQILQHGHEESTVMQTYRIYDWSSHNILSGEIINYSRQTSLCRLAEKVNSIHHQDISTASTKRFILQSEDLSILKDNYNNIYDQNYELFDIDPVVKYLKFSQRQDAELKRQIFFSTTEHQTTASRSHDYCVSVSHRTNRRFGTISKIFKHNHLDKATMWVKLEMFPIPEQSGLFLVTDDRKIDTHIFSFDKISNPVVFASEDNKIWFLNV; this is translated from the exons ATGACATCATCAACATCTTTGTCATATGAAGTATACAGCCATACCATCACCTTAATGGATAACTTGAAGAGACAATGCACATGTTCAAAGTGTAATGGAAAATTTGTCAACATTAAGACTTTCCGAGCTCATTCAAAGAAAATCCATAACACCCATGCTGAAATATCAGACACTCATAGAGAACAACCTGAGATTGTAAGAGAGTCTaaggaacttttaaaaaaaactttaattttaaatcagTCACTCCATGAAGGAACTAATAGAACTGTAAAAGATGCCATAGCCGAacatttattcatattttcatcTAATAACGGAATGTCAAAGACAGCTTTGTCACAGTATCTTTACCACGAAAAGTGTGTTCTACCACAACCAAACAACCTGCCATCCACTTATGGTGAAGCTGTCACTATTATTCAACCATACCTGATGCCAATAGAAAAATTTAAATGCTGTACAAATGACTGTAAAATTTTTCCTATCAGCAGTACCATTCTTGCCTGTCCAGACTGTAATGAAAGTTTGGTGTTTTCAAACAACAGGAACAAAAAAACATTCCAATATATGCCTATAGTACCACGCATAGTTCGTTGGTATGGAACTAGGAACCTGGCAAAGATTCTTTATGCCAACAAGCTTAACACAACTGGCAGGCTAAGCAGCTACACAGATGGCAATATATTTCGACAACAGATGACAGATGGAGTCTTCAAAGATCAGCAACAGCAGAACTGTGTGCCATTGGCTCTTTTTGCTGATGGTGTGAATCCAAATAAGAACCAAACAGTCCAGAAGTCAATATGGCCTCTCATCATCACCTGGATAACACTCCCACAAGAAATGCGATATATTTTAGGACCAATGATGTTGGCAGGTATTGTTCCAGGCTATGGTAGAAAAGAACCAAAATCACTGGACCCTTATATTAACGTTTTAGTTGACGAACTTTTATCAAACATTGAATGTAACTTGTATGACGCCTACACAGATGCACCAGTAAatgtaaagattgctttattaCAGTATTTATGTGATATACCAGCTTTTTCTAAACTTTTACACTGTTCTGGTCAAGCAGCTATTTGTGCTTGTTTTTTCTGCAAAGATACAGGTGTTCATAGCAGTTCCGTGAATAAAGTATTGCACATATCGAACAGAGAGTTTTTACCCACAGATTCGCCATTTCGGAAAGACAAGACATTATTTGCCAAGAAAACTGAAGAGGTTGCTCCCAAACCACAAGCATATTCAAGGGAAGAAGAAATGGAAATAAGAAaagaatatgacaaaaaaaaaaacaataaccaaAAATGTAAACTACAAAAAGAAACTGGATTTAAAGGGATACATCCACTTCATCGCCTACCATATTTTGACAGGGTGCATCAGATGCAACCAGATGGCATGCACACATTAGCAGATGTCATCAGCAACATTCTTGATCTGATAACAGGCAAATCTGATGGACCTAAAGTTCGCCAGTGCGAAAAAGATTATAATCGATTTAAAGAAACCTGGCCAAAAAGACCATCATTATCAACAACCGAATGTGAGAGACCATCCAAACAGGCAAAGAAATCATCTGTAGATACAGCTGTTCCTGAACCAACACCAAAAGCGCCTCCTTTACCAGCAGCTCCTTGGTTACTAACAAAACAGGATGTTAAATTAGCTGACAACAGAGCAAAGAGTGTTAAATACCCTAAAGGCTTTGATTATACTCCTGCTGACCATTTTACCAGAGCATGGACACTGCGTACAATGCATGGCAAACAACAG TTCGTAACCAAGAATATTGCAGCATGGTGTATCAGAGGCCTCCTAGCAAAGCCACAAGACGAAACcttattcaatttatttgaagTGATCAAAAGACTGACACAACCATCCTACACAACTGAGCAGCTTCAAGGACTTATTGAAGACACAAGTACAGCAGTGGTGTTACTTGAAAGGGATTTTCCTTTGACCTTGCAG aaTATCACAACACACCTGCTACATCATATCCCAGAGGGTTATGAAGACTATGGACCATTGTATGATAGATGGCTTTATCCTTTGGAACGAGCAAACAGTTGGGTGACCAGACAAATTTTACAACATGGACATGAAGAATCAACAGTGATGCAGACATACCGG ATATACGATTGGAGCTCTCACAATATTTTGAGTGGTGAAATTATAAATTACAGCAGACAAACAAGTCTGTGTCGCTTGGCAGAAAAAGTAAACTCCATTCACCATCAAGATATATCTACAGCATCTACGAAAAGATTCATATTGCAAAGTGAGGATCTATCAATtctaaaagacaattacaataatatatatgacCAAAATTATGAGTTATTTGACATAGACCCAGTGGTCAAATATCTAAAGTTCAGCCAAAGACAGGATGCCGAGTTAAAAAGACAAATTTTCTTCTCAACAACAGAGCATCAGACGACAGCATCACGCTCACATGACTATTGTGTTAGTGTTTCGCATAGGACAAACCGTCGCTTTGGCACAATTTCTAAGATTTTCAAACACAACCATCTAGATAAAGCTACCATGTGGGTAAAATTGGAGATGTTTCCCATTCCGGAACAATCTGGACTATTCTTGGTCACCGATGACAGAAAGATTGACACACATATATTTAGCTTTGATAAAATAAGCAATCCAGTTGTATTTGCTTCAGAAGACAATAAAATATGGTTTTTAAATGTTTAG
- the LOC139489325 gene encoding uncharacterized protein isoform X1 produces the protein MMTSSTSLSYEVYSHTITLMDNLKRQCTCSKCNGKFVNIKTFRAHSKKIHNTHAEISDTHREQPEIVRESKELLKKTLILNQSLHEGTNRTVKDAIAEHLFIFSSNNGMSKTALSQYLYHEKCVLPQPNNLPSTYGEAVTIIQPYLMPIEKFKCCTNDCKIFPISSTILACPDCNESLVFSNNRNKKTFQYMPIVPRIVRWYGTRNLAKILYANKLNTTGRLSSYTDGNIFRQQMTDGVFKDQQQQNCVPLALFADGVNPNKNQTVQKSIWPLIITWITLPQEMRYILGPMMLAGIVPGYGRKEPKSLDPYINVLVDELLSNIECNLYDAYTDAPVNVKIALLQYLCDIPAFSKLLHCSGQAAICACFFCKDTGVHSSSVNKVLHISNREFLPTDSPFRKDKTLFAKKTEEVAPKPQAYSREEEMEIRKEYDKKKNNNQKCKLQKETGFKGIHPLHRLPYFDRVHQMQPDGMHTLADVISNILDLITGKSDGPKVRQCEKDYNRFKETWPKRPSLSTTECERPSKQAKKSSVDTAVPEPTPKAPPLPAAPWLLTKQDVKLADNRAKSVKYPKGFDYTPADHFTRAWTLRTMHGKQQFVTKNIAAWCIRGLLAKPQDETLFNLFEVIKRLTQPSYTTEQLQGLIEDTSTAVVLLERDFPLTLQNITTHLLHHIPEGYEDYGPLYDRWLYPLERANSWVTRQILQHGHEESTVMQTYRIYDWSSHNILSGEIINYSRQTSLCRLAEKVNSIHHQDISTASTKRFILQSEDLSILKDNYNNIYDQNYELFDIDPVVKYLKFSQRQDAELKRQIFFSTTEHQTTASRSHDYCVSVSHRTNRRFGTISKIFKHNHLDKATMWVKLEMFPIPEQSGLFLVTDDRKIDTHIFSFDKISNPVVFASEDNKIWFLNV, from the exons AT GATGACATCATCAACATCTTTGTCATATGAAGTATACAGCCATACCATCACCTTAATGGATAACTTGAAGAGACAATGCACATGTTCAAAGTGTAATGGAAAATTTGTCAACATTAAGACTTTCCGAGCTCATTCAAAGAAAATCCATAACACCCATGCTGAAATATCAGACACTCATAGAGAACAACCTGAGATTGTAAGAGAGTCTaaggaacttttaaaaaaaactttaattttaaatcagTCACTCCATGAAGGAACTAATAGAACTGTAAAAGATGCCATAGCCGAacatttattcatattttcatcTAATAACGGAATGTCAAAGACAGCTTTGTCACAGTATCTTTACCACGAAAAGTGTGTTCTACCACAACCAAACAACCTGCCATCCACTTATGGTGAAGCTGTCACTATTATTCAACCATACCTGATGCCAATAGAAAAATTTAAATGCTGTACAAATGACTGTAAAATTTTTCCTATCAGCAGTACCATTCTTGCCTGTCCAGACTGTAATGAAAGTTTGGTGTTTTCAAACAACAGGAACAAAAAAACATTCCAATATATGCCTATAGTACCACGCATAGTTCGTTGGTATGGAACTAGGAACCTGGCAAAGATTCTTTATGCCAACAAGCTTAACACAACTGGCAGGCTAAGCAGCTACACAGATGGCAATATATTTCGACAACAGATGACAGATGGAGTCTTCAAAGATCAGCAACAGCAGAACTGTGTGCCATTGGCTCTTTTTGCTGATGGTGTGAATCCAAATAAGAACCAAACAGTCCAGAAGTCAATATGGCCTCTCATCATCACCTGGATAACACTCCCACAAGAAATGCGATATATTTTAGGACCAATGATGTTGGCAGGTATTGTTCCAGGCTATGGTAGAAAAGAACCAAAATCACTGGACCCTTATATTAACGTTTTAGTTGACGAACTTTTATCAAACATTGAATGTAACTTGTATGACGCCTACACAGATGCACCAGTAAatgtaaagattgctttattaCAGTATTTATGTGATATACCAGCTTTTTCTAAACTTTTACACTGTTCTGGTCAAGCAGCTATTTGTGCTTGTTTTTTCTGCAAAGATACAGGTGTTCATAGCAGTTCCGTGAATAAAGTATTGCACATATCGAACAGAGAGTTTTTACCCACAGATTCGCCATTTCGGAAAGACAAGACATTATTTGCCAAGAAAACTGAAGAGGTTGCTCCCAAACCACAAGCATATTCAAGGGAAGAAGAAATGGAAATAAGAAaagaatatgacaaaaaaaaaaacaataaccaaAAATGTAAACTACAAAAAGAAACTGGATTTAAAGGGATACATCCACTTCATCGCCTACCATATTTTGACAGGGTGCATCAGATGCAACCAGATGGCATGCACACATTAGCAGATGTCATCAGCAACATTCTTGATCTGATAACAGGCAAATCTGATGGACCTAAAGTTCGCCAGTGCGAAAAAGATTATAATCGATTTAAAGAAACCTGGCCAAAAAGACCATCATTATCAACAACCGAATGTGAGAGACCATCCAAACAGGCAAAGAAATCATCTGTAGATACAGCTGTTCCTGAACCAACACCAAAAGCGCCTCCTTTACCAGCAGCTCCTTGGTTACTAACAAAACAGGATGTTAAATTAGCTGACAACAGAGCAAAGAGTGTTAAATACCCTAAAGGCTTTGATTATACTCCTGCTGACCATTTTACCAGAGCATGGACACTGCGTACAATGCATGGCAAACAACAG TTCGTAACCAAGAATATTGCAGCATGGTGTATCAGAGGCCTCCTAGCAAAGCCACAAGACGAAACcttattcaatttatttgaagTGATCAAAAGACTGACACAACCATCCTACACAACTGAGCAGCTTCAAGGACTTATTGAAGACACAAGTACAGCAGTGGTGTTACTTGAAAGGGATTTTCCTTTGACCTTGCAG aaTATCACAACACACCTGCTACATCATATCCCAGAGGGTTATGAAGACTATGGACCATTGTATGATAGATGGCTTTATCCTTTGGAACGAGCAAACAGTTGGGTGACCAGACAAATTTTACAACATGGACATGAAGAATCAACAGTGATGCAGACATACCGG ATATACGATTGGAGCTCTCACAATATTTTGAGTGGTGAAATTATAAATTACAGCAGACAAACAAGTCTGTGTCGCTTGGCAGAAAAAGTAAACTCCATTCACCATCAAGATATATCTACAGCATCTACGAAAAGATTCATATTGCAAAGTGAGGATCTATCAATtctaaaagacaattacaataatatatatgacCAAAATTATGAGTTATTTGACATAGACCCAGTGGTCAAATATCTAAAGTTCAGCCAAAGACAGGATGCCGAGTTAAAAAGACAAATTTTCTTCTCAACAACAGAGCATCAGACGACAGCATCACGCTCACATGACTATTGTGTTAGTGTTTCGCATAGGACAAACCGTCGCTTTGGCACAATTTCTAAGATTTTCAAACACAACCATCTAGATAAAGCTACCATGTGGGTAAAATTGGAGATGTTTCCCATTCCGGAACAATCTGGACTATTCTTGGTCACCGATGACAGAAAGATTGACACACATATATTTAGCTTTGATAAAATAAGCAATCCAGTTGTATTTGCTTCAGAAGACAATAAAATATGGTTTTTAAATGTTTAG